ACCGGAACGTTAGTCGACACTCGTGCCACAGCCACCTATCCCCGTTTATCGTTAAGCGAAACCAACAACAACCGGCAGACTTCCACCTATTGGCAAAAAGACCTGAGTTACCTGCGGTTGAAAACCCTGGAACTTGGTTACTCGTTCGACGATTTAGTAAAAAATACCTTTATCCGGAATATGAGAGTATATATAAGCGGATACAACCTGCTTACATTTTCCTCCCTGAAAGACGTAGATCCCGAAATGGCAACCAACGAGTTGCTTTATCCTATTCAACGTACATTTAATATAGGCGTAAATCTGACCTTTTAAAATTAAACAAACATGAAGAAACAAAATATACTATATGCAATCTTCTCACTACTGATAATAAGCTTTGCCTCGTGTGAAGAAGGACTGTTAGACGACACACCGCTTGATAAGAAATCGGCCTATGATGTCTTTAAAGACAGTACCCGTGTAGATGCCTATGTATTAGGCTTATACAAGTACTTGCCAAACGGATACAATCGTTTCGACAATCAAGCTATGCTCTCCTCTGCTACCGATGAATCCACCCAGTGCATCCCCAACAACGGGATGACCCCGTTCATCAATGGTTCCTGGGGACCTACCTCTAATCCGGATGCTGCCTGGGCCAGTAATTACGAAGGTCTGATGATGGTAAACGTTCTGTTCGAAAACATTCACATGTTGTATCCCACCACCTCGGAAGAATTTAAAAACAGCGTTTTGGCCGAAGCCCACTTCTTACGCGCCTACTATCATTTCGAACTCATAAAACGCTTCGGAGGCATCCCCATCGTAACAAAAACATTCACTGTCAACGACAGTCCCGACGTTCCCCGCAATACCTATAAAGAATGCGTAGAGTTCGTGATAAACGAATGTGACTCGGCCCTGCAATACCTTCCCACCGTAGAAGTCGCCGCCCGCGTAGGACGAGCTACCGGCGTGGCTGCTATGGCTCTTAAATCGCGTATGCTCCTTTACGCAGCCAGTCCCTTGTTCAACGGCCCCGATGTTACCGGAACCCTCAACGAACTGGTAGGCTATGGAACCTACTCCCGCGACCGTTGGAACGCAGCAGCCGAAGCTGCCCATCACCTGTTAGAACTCTATCCTGCCCAGATAGCCCTTTATAATACTGGAGCTAACGGAACGGTTAAATATCAGAACCTCTTTATCAAACCTGCCCTGGCACAGAACAAAGAAAACCTCATGGTAAAAACCCGCCAGCAAGACAATGATATTGAAAAGAATAATGCCCCCATCGGCTATACAAATGCCCGCGGCGGAGTCTGCCCCTCGCAAAACCTGGTAGACGCCTACGAAATGAAAAACGGAAAAGCCATCGGTGAAGCAGGTTCCGGGTACGACAAAAATAACCCATACGCCAACCGCGACCCGCGCTTGGCCGCTACTATCCAATACAACGGAGCCACCTGGTGGAACCGGAAAGTAGAAACATTCACCGGCGGACTGGATGCACACGATGCCGACATTAACGCGACCAAAACAGGCTACTACCTGCGAAAATTCAGTGACCCCGCTGCCATCATCTTCGGCAACACCAAAAAAGGAA
The genomic region above belongs to Parabacteroides pacaensis and contains:
- a CDS encoding RagB/SusD family nutrient uptake outer membrane protein, whose amino-acid sequence is MKKQNILYAIFSLLIISFASCEEGLLDDTPLDKKSAYDVFKDSTRVDAYVLGLYKYLPNGYNRFDNQAMLSSATDESTQCIPNNGMTPFINGSWGPTSNPDAAWASNYEGLMMVNVLFENIHMLYPTTSEEFKNSVLAEAHFLRAYYHFELIKRFGGIPIVTKTFTVNDSPDVPRNTYKECVEFVINECDSALQYLPTVEVAARVGRATGVAAMALKSRMLLYAASPLFNGPDVTGTLNELVGYGTYSRDRWNAAAEAAHHLLELYPAQIALYNTGANGTVKYQNLFIKPALAQNKENLMVKTRQQDNDIEKNNAPIGYTNARGGVCPSQNLVDAYEMKNGKAIGEAGSGYDKNNPYANRDPRLAATIQYNGATWWNRKVETFTGGLDAHDADINATKTGYYLRKFSDPAAIIFGNTKKGIHYFPLFRAGEVLLNYAEAMNEAYGPDVDFYGDGRTAVWAVNEIRKRAGMPALPKNKLTYDEMKKKIIHERRIELAFEEHRHWDIRRWKIAEEVFREPIKGVRIDAAVTPIEYTYFEVEQRTFTPKMYLYPLPKSECYKNKALVQNPLWDK